The following proteins come from a genomic window of Montipora foliosa isolate CH-2021 chromosome 2, ASM3666993v2, whole genome shotgun sequence:
- the LOC137990975 gene encoding protein unc-13 homolog C-like, which produces MAVYFGQFLSKRKTRSSASSDESSLSPEIKKTKQYSSPTHHEDEIMTALSMTQDVGATLQAILAKLEKLDSIESAVKKIEANLENLEKRTQRLEDLQTTTNKDIDDLKEGINFTGQQLKEKTEAAEKAHRLYETQLAELTTKCQKTEVLLEEVHTKNLYLEAYSRRENIKFTNIVESTEIGGRSGENTEEVLRNFLERDLGYRDARSVEIQRVHRIGKSKDGNPRPILARFLRYKDCEQIFKLGHRLKGTNFQMFRDLPRDIITRRKVQMDAFKDARRNGVAASFSQSQPDKLYIKGKLWPVGQKFTV; this is translated from the coding sequence ATGGCCGTTTATTTTGGTCAATTtctcagcaaaagaaaaaccagATCTTCAGCTTCCTCCGACGAGTCAAGTCTTTCGccggaaataaaaaaaaccaagcaGTACTCCTCGCCAACGCACCACGAAGACGAAATAATGACAGCTCTCAGTATGACACAAGATGTTGGTGCAACTCTGCAAGCAATCCTAGCAAAACTGGAAAAGCTTGATTCAATAGAATCAGCCGTGAAGAAGATTGAAGCCAATCTCGAGAACTTAGAGAAACGAACCCAAAGGCTAGAAGATCTCCAAACAACAACGAATAAAGATATTGACGACCTAAAAGAAGGAATCAACTTTACCGGACAACAACTGAAGGAAAAGACAGAAGCTGCGGAGAAAGCGCATCGACTCTACGAAACTCAATTAGCAGAGCTGACGACAAAATGCCAGAAAACTGAGGTTCTGCTAGAGGAGGTCCACACTAAAAATCTTTACTTAGAAGCCTACTCTCGCCGGGAGAATATTAAATTCACCAACATAGTAGAATCGACAGAAATAGGCGGCCGCTCTGGTGAAAACACCGAAGAAGTTCTTCGAAATTTTTTGGAACGGGATCTCGGTTACAGGGATGCAAGGAGCGTAGAAATCCAGCGAGTACATCGGATCGGTAAAAGCAAAGATGGAAATCCGCGTCCTATTCTAGCCCGTTTCCTCAGGTACAAAGACTGTGAGCAGATCTTTAAACTTGGTCACCGACTTAAAGGCACTAACTTCCAAATGTTCCGAGACCTTCCCAGGGATATCATTACCCGAAGAAAAGTACAGATGGATGCTTTTAAAGATGCCAGACGAAATGGAGTTGCTGCCTCCTTCAGCCAGTCGCAACCAGACAAACTGTATATTAAAGGTAAATTGTGGCCCGTCGGGCAAAAATTTACTGTCTAA